From the Anabas testudineus chromosome 23, fAnaTes1.2, whole genome shotgun sequence genome, one window contains:
- the pkp2 gene encoding plakophilin-2 gives MGEAFLKSTLPVRDSFVLGDTSLALPAKLTTGSSTKAGSKDRSLRVQQQVQLTLSRKARKSESYGGVHLDKIKAKSFDATDVSLSHMKVNGLDFSRPSHVQRPSRRVEVSPPPTPEFLKFNYTPRWGSYGAYTFPEHSQSYRVGTLDHSRGSDSFGRCAFSEVPRGSQLHTSSSSTHRSVRRRSQRQTAGPQQSGEYGFRWGDNQTAVKQDKWFLHRKNDMVLGAVQPVSFRRMNSYPHSDISMELDLPVQQAKMQNVMTLQETSENKAPEMTVERAVSLLSQDDEEMLIGAVSYIQNECHRSADAQKMVSNLHGIEKLLQLVVSDNEEVQRLAAGALRNVVFQNNNNKEEVMGNDGLACVLDALKSSRDVDTRRQLTGLLWTLSSHEPLKERLSREALSVLTESVLVPGSGISEGENPKHELLMDADVFHFATHCLRNISSGGPACRKAMRNCGNLIDCLVFYIRRTIADRKTDDESAEHCIFILNNLSYEMEAELPRKYLKESQQNLAPKPKTVGCFASRSAKITEHLEQQSPLLEEKSNPCGIEWLWNTITVRMYLSLIACSVCHSKQEAAIGALHNITARIGVMSQAIAFTIVRENGLQHMKKVLQEGESNVKMAAISLIRNLSHYPKLQPDIVKKVLPDAMQMLFNDDSATDLSSDVMVPLFDILTNLSQTDSQTVKDIFKQGALQRIINISREDNGYGQTRAAQAACKLLHTMWSHSELHGFYKKCGYRKSDFINPRTTKAVNSGRNFLVSQFNKETNYFLF, from the exons ATGGGAGAGGCGTTTTTAAAGTCGACGCTACCTGTGCGGGACTCCTTTGTGCTGGGTGACACGAGTCTGGCTCTGCCGGCCAAGCTGACTACAGGGTCCTCGACAAAAGCTGGATCCAAGGACCGGAGCCTGCGTGTTCAGCAGCAAGTCCAGCTCACACTGTCCCGAAAGGCAAGAAAGAGCGAGTCATATG GTGGTGTCCATTTAGATAAAATCAAAGCAAAGAGCTTTGATGCTACAGATGTGTCTTTATCGCACATGAAG gtaAATGGATTGGATTTCTCCCGTCCAAGCCATGTGCAAAGACCATCCAGAAGAGTGGAAGTGTCTCCACCACCGACTCCAGAGTTTCTTAAATTTAATTATACCCCACGTTGGGGGAGCTATGGGGCATACACCTTCCCAGAGCACAGTCAGTCCTACAGGGTAGGCACTCTGGATCATTCACGTGGTTCTGATTCATTTGGACGCTGTGCTTTCTCAGAAGTCCCTCGTGGCTCACAGTtgcacacatcatcatcatctacacACCGGAGTGTCCGACGGaggtcacagagacagacagcaggacCACAGCAAAGTGGTGAATATGGTTTTCGATGGGGTGATAACCAAACTGCTGTCAAACAGGACAAATGGTTTTTGCACAGGAAAAATGATATGGTGCTTGGCGCTGTCCAGCCTGTGAGTTTCCGCAGAATGAATTCATACCCGCACTCGGACATCAGCATGGAGTTGGACCTTCCTGTTCAGCAGGCAAAGATGCAAAACGTCATGACACTGCAAGA GACGTCGGAGAACAAAGCTCCAGAGATGACGGTAGAGAGGGCTGTGAGCCTGTTGAGCCAAGATGACGAGGAAATGCTGATCGGCGCAGTCAGTTACATACAAAATGAATGCCACAGGAGTGCAGACGCTCAGAAAATG GTGTCCAATCTCCATGGGATTGAAAAGCTCCTGCAGCTCGTTGTCAGCGACAATGAGGAAGTGCAGCGTCTTGCCGCTGGGGCTTTGcgtaatgttgtttttcagaataacaacaacaaggaggaggtgatgggaaATGACGGCTTAGCCTGTGTTTTAGATGCGCTGAAGAGCAGCCGTGATGTGGACACCCGACGACAACTTACTG GTCTTCTGTGGACCCTGTCCTCTCATGAACCTCTTAAGGAACGTCTCTCCAGAGAAGCTTTATCTGTCCTCACCGAGTCTGTCCTGGTTCCCGGCTCTGGCATTTCTGAAGGCGAGAACCCAAAACATGAACTCCTAATGGATGCTGATGTTTTCCACTTTGCCACACACTGCCTGCG AAACATAAGCTCCGGTGGTCCAGCTTGCAGGAAAGCAATGAGAAATTGTGGGAATCTTATTGACTGTCTGGTTTTCTACATCCGGAGAACTATAGCCGACCGTAAAACAGATGACGAG TCCGCAGAGCACTGCATCTTCATCCTAAACAACCTGTCTTATGAGATGGAGGCAGAGCTACCAAGGAAGTATCTTAAAGAATCTCAGCAGAACCTAGCTCCTAAGCCCAAGACCGTCGGCTGTTTTGCTTCTCGCAGTGCCAAGATCACAGAG CATCTGGAGCAACAGAGCCCCCTGCTGGAGGAGAAGTCTAATCCTTGTGGCATAGAGTGGTTGTGGAACACCATCACTGTCCGGATGTACCTGTCACTGATCGCCTGCAGCGTGTGTCACTCCAAGCAGGAGGCCGCCATCGGAGCCCTGCACAATATCACAGCTCGAATTGGAGTG ATGTCTCAAGCCATTGCATTCACCATTGTGCGGGAAAATGGTCTTCAGCACATGAAGAAGGTGTTGCAAGAGGGAGAGAGTAATGTGAAGATGGCAGCCATATCTTTAATAAGAAACCTGTCTCACTACCCTAAACTGCAGCCTGATATCG TCAAGAAGGTGTTGCCAGATGCGATGCAGATGCTTTTTAACGACGACAGCGCCACTGACCTCTCTAGTGATGTGATGGTTCCTCTGTTTGATATCCTGACTAACCTGAGTCAGACTGACTCGCAGACCGTCAAAGACATCTTCAAACAAGGGGCCCTCCAGAGGATCATTAACATCAGTCGCGAAGACAATGG ttATGGACAAACCAGAGCAGCTCAGGCAGCATGCAAACTGCTGCACACCATGTGGAGTCACAGTGAACTCCATGGGTTCTACAAGAAG TGTGGGTACAGAAAATCGGATTTCATCAACCCAAGAACCACAAAGGCTGTGAACTCTGGACGAAATTTTCTTGTGTCACAGTTTAACAAGGAGACAAATtactttttattctga
- the rassf8b gene encoding ras association domain-containing protein 8b gives MKAMELKVWVDGVQRIVCGVTEFTTCQEVVIALAQAIGRTGTYTLIEKWRDTERHLAPQENPVVSLNKWGQYASDVQLILQRTGPSISERPTSDGQARVPERGFYRQSLPPLAKLRPSGTDRSLKRREPKRKSLTFTGGAKGLWDIFGKSRDAEAKQPQQCGVSLHLSRVGGGGVASVPGSPARELSRLVQLQRDKLQALESQLLDCEAGLRDWEEAVCDANEGENLEEELLLLEQQVRRNDAEMEEEEFWQNELQIEQESEQQLRQQLAELQAHVRDCEDKLSEYLARIQSMEAGMEQERLQQEAELKQKVNEEEVQVQLNKVKTELEMQSQQTARLENSCRALKRSLGQSSKRLQDKEQELEQLTKELRQVNLQQFIQQTGTKVTVLPAQPTGENSSEVEAGSLKRLGSSRLLPSNLRTLQSTVCSSLNPEGIYV, from the exons ATGAAGGCCATGGAGCTGAAAGTGTGGGTGGATGGAGTGCAGCGCATCGTGTGTGGGGTAACGGAGTTCACCACATGCCAGGAAGTGGTCATTGCTTTGGCACAAGCCATAG GACGAACCGGCACATACACTTTGATTGAGAAATGGCGTGACACAGAACGTCACCTGGCTCCTCAGGAAAATCCTGTGGTGTCCCTCAACAAGTGGGGTCAATATGCAAGTGATGTTCAGCTCATCCTCCAACGAACCGGCCCGTCAATCAGTGAGCGGCCCACTTCTGACGGGCAGGCTCGGGTCCCAGAACGTGGCTTCTACCGACAGAGTCTTCCACCTCTGGCCAAGCTCCGCCCGTCAGGGACAGACCGCTCGCTCAAGCGGAGAGAACCCAAACGCAAGTCTCTGACCTTCACTGGAGGAGCCAAGGGTCTGTGGGACATATTTGGGAAAAGCAGGGATGCTGAAG CCAAACAGCCCCAGCAGTGTGGTGTGAGTCTGCACCTGAGCAGAGTTGGAGGAGGTGGAGTAGCATCTGTACCTGGGAGTCCAGCCAGGGAGCTGAGCCGGCTGGTACAGCTGCAGCGAGACAAGCTCCAGGCCCTGGAGAGCCAGCTGTTAGACTGTGAGGCCGGACTGAGGGACTGGGAGGAGGCCGTCTGTGACGCCAATGAA GGGGAAAACCTGGAGGAAGAGCTGCTGCTTCTAGAGCAGCAGGTGAGAAGGAATGatgcagagatggaggaggaggaattcTGGCAGAACGAGCTGCAGATTGAGCAGGAGAGCGAGCAGCAACTCCGACAACAGCTAGCTGAGCTGCAGGCGCATGTACGCGACTGCGAGGACAAGCTTTCAGAGTACTTAGCGCGGATACAG AGCATGGAGGCAGGGATGGAACAGGAGCGGCTGCAGCAGGAGGCCGAGCTGAAGCAGAAGGTCAACGAGGAGGAG GTGCAAGTGCAACTGAACAAAGTGAAGACGGAGCTGGAGATGCAGAGCCAACAAACAGCGCGGCTGGAGAACAGCTGCAGGGCGTTGAAGCGCTCACTTGGCCAGTCCAGCAAGAGATTACAG GACAaggagcaggagctggagcagctgacAAAAGAGCTACGACAGGTCAACCTGCAGCAGTTCATTCAGCAGACTGGTACCAAGGTCACTGTGCTGCCTGCTCAACCTACAGGAGAGAACAGCAGtg AAGTGGAGGCTGGTTCTCTGAAAAGACTCGGCTCTTCACGTCTCTTACCCAGCAACCTCCGCACTCTTCAAAGCACTGTCTGCTCCAGCCTTAACCCCGAGGGCATCTACGTTTGA